A section of the Streptomyces sp. NBC_00178 genome encodes:
- the prfB gene encoding peptide chain release factor 2 has protein sequence MAVVDISEELKSLSSTMGSIEAVLDLDALRADIAALEEQAAAPSLWDDPEAAQKITSKLSHLQAEVRKAEALRGRIDDLAVLFELAEDEGDADALAEAESELQSVRKALDEMEVRTLLSGEYDAREALVTIRAEAGGVDAADFAEKLQRMYLRWAERHNYKTEVYETAYAEEAGIKSTTFAVEVPYAYGTLSVEQGTHRLVRISPFDNQGRRQTSFAGVEVLPVVEQTDHVEIDESELRVDVYRSSGPGGQGVNTTDSAVRLTHLPTGIVVSCQNERSQIQNKASAMNVLQAKLLERRRQEEQAKMNALKGDGGNSWGNQMRSYVLHPYQMVKDLRTEFEMGNPEAVFNGEIDGFVEAGIRWRKQSEK, from the coding sequence CTCCTCGACCATGGGGTCGATCGAGGCCGTCCTGGACCTCGATGCGCTGAGGGCTGACATCGCCGCGCTCGAGGAGCAGGCGGCGGCCCCGTCCCTCTGGGACGACCCGGAGGCGGCACAGAAGATCACCAGCAAGCTTTCGCACCTCCAGGCCGAGGTCCGCAAGGCCGAGGCGCTGCGCGGCCGCATCGACGACCTCGCGGTGCTCTTCGAGCTCGCCGAGGACGAGGGCGACGCGGATGCCCTCGCGGAGGCGGAGTCCGAGCTGCAGTCGGTCCGCAAGGCGCTGGACGAGATGGAGGTCCGCACGCTCCTCTCCGGCGAGTACGACGCCCGGGAGGCCCTGGTGACCATCCGGGCCGAGGCCGGCGGCGTCGACGCGGCGGACTTCGCGGAGAAACTCCAGCGCATGTACCTCCGCTGGGCCGAGCGGCACAACTACAAGACCGAGGTCTACGAGACGGCGTACGCCGAGGAGGCCGGCATCAAGTCGACCACCTTCGCCGTCGAGGTCCCGTACGCCTACGGCACGCTCTCCGTCGAGCAGGGCACCCACCGGCTCGTCCGCATCTCGCCCTTCGACAACCAGGGCCGTCGCCAGACCTCCTTCGCGGGTGTCGAGGTGCTGCCCGTGGTCGAGCAGACGGACCACGTCGAGATCGACGAGTCCGAACTCCGCGTGGACGTCTACCGTTCCTCGGGTCCCGGCGGCCAGGGCGTCAACACCACGGACTCCGCGGTGCGCCTGACCCACCTGCCCACCGGCATCGTCGTCTCCTGCCAGAACGAGCGCTCGCAGATCCAGAACAAGGCGTCCGCGATGAACGTCCTCCAGGCGAAGCTCCTCGAGCGCCGCCGCCAGGAGGAGCAGGCGAAGATGAACGCGCTCAAGGGCGACGGCGGAAACTCCTGGGGCAACCAGATGCGGTCGTACGTCCTGCACCCGTACCAGATGGTCAAGGACCTGCGCACGGAATTCGAGATGGGCAACCCCGAAGCGGTCTTCAACGGCGAGATCGACGGCTTCGTGGAGGCCGGTATCCGCTGGCGCAAGCAGAGCGAGAAGTAG
- the ftsE gene encoding cell division ATP-binding protein FtsE, whose amino-acid sequence MIRFDSVSKTYPKQSRPALRDVSLDIEKGEFVFLVGSSGSGKSTFMRLILREERASQGMVHVLGKDLARLSNWKVPQMRRQLGTVFQDFRLLPNKTVAENVAFAQEVIGKPRGEIRKAVPQVLDLVGLGGKEDRMPGELSGGEQQRVAIARAFVNRPMLLIADEPTGNLDPQTSVGIMKLLDRINRTGTTVIMATHDQNIVDQMRKRVIELEQGRLVRDQARGVYGYQH is encoded by the coding sequence GTGATCCGATTCGACAGCGTCTCCAAGACCTACCCGAAGCAGAGCCGTCCAGCTCTCCGGGACGTCTCACTCGACATCGAGAAGGGCGAGTTCGTCTTCCTGGTGGGCTCCTCCGGCTCCGGCAAGTCCACCTTCATGCGTCTCATCCTCCGGGAGGAGCGCGCCAGTCAGGGCATGGTCCACGTGCTCGGCAAGGACCTCGCGCGGCTGTCCAACTGGAAGGTGCCGCAGATGCGCCGCCAGCTGGGCACGGTCTTCCAGGACTTCCGGCTCCTGCCCAACAAGACCGTCGCCGAGAACGTCGCCTTCGCGCAGGAGGTCATCGGCAAGCCCCGCGGCGAGATCCGCAAGGCCGTGCCCCAGGTCCTCGACCTCGTCGGTCTCGGGGGCAAGGAGGACCGGATGCCCGGTGAACTCTCCGGTGGTGAGCAGCAACGTGTGGCGATCGCCCGGGCCTTCGTCAACCGTCCCATGCTGCTGATCGCGGACGAGCCGACCGGCAACCTCGACCCGCAGACCTCCGTCGGCATCATGAAGCTGCTGGACCGGATCAACCGGACCGGCACGACCGTGATCATGGCGACCCACGACCAGAACATCGTCGACCAGATGCGCAAGCGCGTCATCGAGCTCGAGCAGGGCCGCCTCGTACGTGACCAGGCGCGTGGCGTCTACGGCTACCAGCACTGA